A part of Gossypium hirsutum isolate 1008001.06 chromosome A07, Gossypium_hirsutum_v2.1, whole genome shotgun sequence genomic DNA contains:
- the LOC107926695 gene encoding ABC transporter G family member 11: MMEIESNKPAGNGMVIGGLSPLSETLWREKTNTEFVGDVSARLTWKDLTVMVTLNNGETQKVLEGLTGYAEPGTLTALMGPSGSGKSTLLDALSSRLAANAFLSGTILLNGRKTKLSFGTAAYVTQDDNLIGTLTVRETISYSARLRLPDKMPWSEKRALVESTIIEMGLQDCADTVIGNWHLRGISGGEKRRVSIALEILMRPRLLFLDEPTSGLDSASAFFVTQTLRGLSRDGRTVIASVHQPSSEVFELFDQLYLLSGGKTVYFGQASEAYEFFAQAGFPCPALRNPSDHFLRCINSDFDKVKATLKGSMKLRFEASDDPLEKITTAEAIRTLTDFYRRSQQCYAAKERVDETSKVKGTVLDSGGSQASFLMQSYTLTKRSFINMSRDFGYYWLRLLIYVVVTVCIGTIYLNIGTSYNSILARGSCASFVFGFVTFMSIGGFPSFVEDMKVFQRERLNGHYGVTAFVIGNTISAMPFLIMITFISGTICYFMVRLHPGLEHYLFFVLCLYASVTVVESLMMAIASIVPNFLMGIIIGAGIQGIFMLVSGYFRLPNDIPKPVWRYPMSYISFHFWALQGQYQNDLKGLLFKNQSPELPQIPGEYILENVFQINVRRSKWIDLSVIFSMIIIYRIIFFLMIKISEDVTPWIRGLIARRRMQQKNGIQNTTVAPDGLTHSPSLRTYVATTRDKR; encoded by the exons ATGATGGAGATAGAATCCAATAAACCAGCAGGGAATGGGATGGTGATCGGTGGTTTAAGTCCTTTAAGTGAAACCTTATGGAGAGAGAAGACTAACACCGAGTTTGTAGGAGATGTATCAGCCAGACTCACTTGGAAAGATCTCACCGTAATGGTAACTCTCAACAATGGTGAAACTCAAAAAGTACTTGAAGGACTCACTGGTTATGCTGAACCAGGTACTTTAACAGCTCTAATGGGTCCTTCAGGCTCTGGCAAATCAACCCTTCTTGATGCGCTTTCAAGTCGTTTAGCTGCCAATGCTTTCCTATCAGGAACCATTCTCCTCAATGGTCGTAAAACCAAGCTTTCCTTCGGGACTGCA GCCTATGTGACTCAAGATGATAACTTGATCGGTACACTGACTGTTCGAGAAACAATCTCTTATTCGGCTCGATTACGTTTGCCTGATAAGATGCCATGGTCCGAGAAGCGAGCACTTGTTGAAAGTACTATTATCGAGATGGGGCTCCAAGATTGTGCCGATACCGTCATCGGGAATTGGCATTTACGTGGGATTAGTGGAGGAGAAAAGAGGAGGGTTAGCATAGCTCTTGAAATTCTAATGAGGCCTAGATTGCTATTTCTTGATGAACCAACCAGTGGACTTGACAG TGCTTCGGCATTTTTCGTAACCCAGACATTACGAGGGCTGTCAAGAGATGGTAGAACAGTGATTGCTTCAGTCCATCAACCCAGTAGTGAAGTGTTTGAGCTATTTGATCAGTTGTATTTGCTGTCAGGGGGCAAAACTGTTTATTTTGGTCAAGCATCTGAAGCATACGAG TTCTTTGCACAAGCTGGATTTCCATGCCCTGCCTTGAGAAATCCATCTGATCATTTTCTTAGATGTATCAATTCTGATTTTGATAAGGTTAAGGCTACTCTTAAAGGTTCCATGAAATTACGG TTCGAGGCAAGCGATGATCCACTTGAGAAAATAACCACAGCCGAAGCGATCCGAACACTTACTGATTTCTACCGAAGATCTCAACAATGTTACGCTGCAAAGGAAAGGGTTGATGAGACATCCAAAGTT AAAGGAACCGTGTTAGATTCTGGAGGCAGTCAAGCTAGCTTCTTGATGCAGTCATACACTTTAACCAAACGCTCATTCATCAACATGTCCAGAGACTTTGGCTATTATTGGCTGAGACTACTAATATATGTTGTAGTCACTGTCTGTATTGGAACCATTTATCTCAATATTGGAACCAGCTACAACTCAATTCTG GCAAGGGGTTCATGTGCATCTTTTGTTTTCGGTTTTGTCACATTCATGTCAATAGGTGGGTTCCCTTCTTTTGTAGAGGACATGAAG GTTTTTCAAAGGGAAAGGTTAAATGGGCACTATGGTGTCACCGCATTTGTTATTGGGAATACAATCTCAGCTATGCCATTCCTCATTATGATCACTTTCATCTCTGGAACTATTTGTTACTTCATGGTTCGTCTTCACCCGGGTTTGGAACATTATTTGTTCTTCGTATTGTGTCTTTATGCTAGTGTTACTGTGGTTGAGAGCTTGATGATGGCCATAGCCAGTATTGTCCCTAATTTTCTGATGGGTATTATCATAGGAGCAGGGATTCAG GGAATATTCATGCTTGTTTCTGGGTACTTCAGGCTCCCGAATGATATCCCAAAACCTGTCTGGCGTTACCCAATGTCCTACATCAGCTTCCATTTCTGGGCTCTACAG GGGCAATACCAAAATGATCTAAAGGGATTGCTATTCAAGAACCAGTCCCCAGAGCTTCCCCAGATCCCTGGTGAATACATACTGGAAAACGtgttccaaatcaatgtaagacGGTCCAAGTGGATCGATCTGAGTGTTATATTCAGCATGATCATAATATATCGAATCATATTCTTCTTGATGATAAAGATCAGTGAGGATGTTACACCATGGATCAGAGGTTTGATAGCCAGGAGAAGGATGCAACAGAAGAACGGAATACAGAACACGACAGTGGCACCTGATGGTCTCACCCACTCACCTTCCTTGAGAACATACGTAGCTACCACGAGGGATAAAAGATAG